One region of Plasmodium gaboni strain SY75 chromosome 6, whole genome shotgun sequence genomic DNA includes:
- a CDS encoding hypothetical protein (conserved Plasmodium protein, unknown function), with translation MYINLNIKHSSYKYDKCLIYKALNVGYNIVALSVNYNQFENGNDNNICDITWKVMNCIAYNNNNDDDDKNNNSYKNYGVRNYFIDELDNINKMNDNMLNINNMISENYILINRSNNFCIKNICDDFILYEKEMDISKNDINELLYKYIPKEKYYLSNNINSFILKRLNVKYQDVYKIEKEFNKIIKENKFDIIAFEIDNAEEINMIISKFDCDIIFFNMTKSFISLRKSDIQGAIDKGIFFEISSFIKGNDDLQYVIYSLNLNNLFLNIPLNKLIISTGSIHINQIIDPLNFLRSFFNFNKLSYKKLIPCITTVPLACIQRASVRKSLNTAVFYKKD, from the coding sequence atgtatatcaatttaaatataaaacattcaagctataaatatgataagTGTTTAATATACAAAGCATTAAATGTAggatataatattgttgCTTTAAGTGTAAATTATAATCAATTCGAAAATGGTAAcgataataatatatgtgataTAACATGGAAAGTTATGAATTGTATAgcatataataataataatgatgatgatgataagaataataattcatataaaaattatggagtgagaaattattttattgatgagctagataatattaataaaatgaatgataatatgttaaatataaataatatgataagcgaaaattatattttaataaatagatcaaataatttttgtataaaaaatatatgtgatgattttatattatatgaaaaagaaatggatatttcaaaaaatgatataaatgagttattatataaatatattccaaaagaaaaatattatttgtctaataatataaatagttttatattaaaaagattaaatgtaaaatatcaagatgtttataaaattgaaaaagaatttaataaaataattaaagaaaataaattcGATATAATAGCTTTTGAAATCGATAATGcagaagaaataaatatgattattaGTAAATTCGATTgtgatattatattttttaatatgactaaatcatttatatcTCTTCGTAAATCTGATATTCAAGGTGCTATAGATAAaggaatattttttgaaatatcatcatttattaaaGGAAATGACGATCTTCaatatgttatttattctttaaatCTAAATAAtctatttttaaatataccATTAAATAAACTTATTATAAGTACTGGTAGTATTCATATCAATCAAATTATAGACCctttaaattttttaagatcattctttaattttaataaattatcatataaaaaactAATTCCTTGTATAACAACAGTACCTTTAGCTTGTATACAACGAGCATCAGTGCGTAAATCTTTAAACACTGCAgttttttataaaaaggattaa